Proteins encoded together in one Diceros bicornis minor isolate mBicDic1 chromosome 18, mDicBic1.mat.cur, whole genome shotgun sequence window:
- the FN3KRP gene encoding ketosamine-3-kinase — MEAVLRRELGCSSVKAMGHSGSGCISQGQSYDTDRGRVFVKVNSKAEARRMFEGEMASLTAILETGTVRVPRPIKVLDAPGGGSMLVMEHLDMSSLSSHAAKLGAQLADLHLKNKKLGETLQKDASTVGRGGGQVERPFVDQFGFDVVTCCGYLPQVNDWQKDWVEFYARQRIQPQMDMVEKGSGDREACELWSALQLKIPNLFRDLDIVPALLHGDLWAGNVAEDSSGPIIFDPASFYGHSEYELAIAGMFGGFSGSFYSAYHSKIPKAPGFEKRLRLYQLFHYLNHWNHFGSGYRGSSLSIMRNLIK; from the exons ATGGAGGCGGTGCTGAGGCGGGAGCTGGGCTGCAGCTCCGTCAAGGCCATGGGTCACTCCGGAAGCGGGTGCATTAGCCAGGGCCAGAGTTACGACACGGACAGAGGACGAGTGTTTGTGAAAGTGAACTCCAAGGCGGAG GCCAGAAGAATGTTTGAAGGTGAGATGGCAAGTTTAACTGCCATCCTGGAAACAGGCACAGTGCGAGTGCCCAGACCCATCAAGGTGCTCGATGCCCCCGGAGGCGGCAGCATGCTGGTGATGGAGCACTTGGACATGTCGTCTCTGAGCAG TCATGCTGCAAAGCTTGGAGCCCAGCTAGCAGATCTGCACCTAAAGAACAAGAAGCTTGGAGAGACGCTCCAGAAGGACGCCAGCACAGTGG GGAGAGGAGGTGGGCAGGTGGAACGGCCCTTTGTGGACCAGTTTGGGTTTGACGTGGTGACATGCTGTGGATACCTCCCCCAG GTGAACGACTGGCAGAAGGACTGGGTCGAATTTTATGCCCGGCAGCGCATTCAGCCCCAGATGGACATGGTAGAGAAGGGGTCTGGGGACAGGGAGGCCTGTGAACTCTGGTCTGCTCTGCAG TTAAAGATCCCTAACCTGTTCCGGGATCTGGACATTGTCCCAGCCCTGCTCCACGGAGACCTCTGGGCAGGAAATGTAGCAGAAGATTCCTCTGGGCCCATCATTTTTGATCCGGCTTCTTTCTATGGCCACTCGGAGTATGAGCTGGCCATAGCAGGCATGTTTGGAGGCTTTAGTGGCTCCTTCTACTCTGCCTACCACAGCAAAATCCCCAAGGCTCCAGGGTTTGAGAAGCGCCTTCGGCTGTATCAGCTCTTTCACTATTTGAACCACTGGAATCATTTCGGATCAGGGTATAGAGGGTCTTCCCTCAGCATCATGAGGAATCTCATCAAATGA